CTCCTTGCCGAACACGCCCGTCTTGCCGCTGCCCGCCAGGCCCACCGCCGCGTAGATGGGGTTGGGGTGCGCCCACATGAAGCCCAGCGTGCCGCCCTTGCGGAAGCCGTGGCGCCCATCCGGCATCACGTAGAAGTCCTGGAGGCTGCGGTTGACGAAGGGTGCCGGGTCCGTGAGCCACGGCCGCGCGGCCTTCTGCTTCGACACGCGGAAGTGCGCCCGCGAGCCGCCGAAGGAGCTGAAGAGCAGGTTCCTGCCCACGAGCCCGCTGCCGTTGGCCAGGCCCCTGGGGAAGCGGCTGGAGGTGGAGTTGAGCAGGAGGCGCGCGCTCTCCACGGCGGTGGCGGAGGCGATGATGACCTTCGCGGGCTGCTCCTGCGCGACGCCGTCCTTGTCCAGGTACACCACGCTCTTCGCGCGGCCTTGTTTATCCACTTCGATGGAGCGCGCCATGCAGCCCGGGCGCACCTCCACGTTGCCGGTGGCGATGGCGTTGGGGATGAGGCTCGCGAGCGTGCTGCTCTTGGCGCCCGTCTCGCAGCCGTAGCTGCCGCACAGCGCGCAGTACGCGCACGGAGCGCGGCCCTTGTAGGCCTTGCTGATGATGCCGCGCGCGGTGGGCAGCGCGTGCCAGCCCATGGCCGCGCACACCTTGTCGATTTCGGACGCCACCGGGTGCACGTCCAGGGGCGGCAGCGGGTAGGGGCCGCTGCGGGGCTCGGCGAAGGGGTGGGGGACGGCCTGGCCGGACACGCCCAGCTCCGCTTCCGCCTTGTCGTAGAAGGGGGCCAGCTCCTCGTAGGAGATGGGCCAGTCCGCCACGGTGGTGCCGGGCACGGCGCCCAGCGTGGAGCGCAGGCGGAAGTCCACCGGCTTGAGGCGGTAGAAGAAGCCGCTCATGTGCACGGTGCCGCCGCCCACGCAGTTGGCGGTCCACGCGGCGTTGCTGCGCTCGTAGCGGGCCTTGGACCCCTGGCGCACCAGGTGCGGCTCCTCCCACGGCAGCGGCATGAAGAAGTTGCGGCGGCTGTTGAGGATCTCGTCGTGGACGAAGTCCTTGGGCTGGTAGTGGCGGCCCTTCTCCAACACCACGACCTTGAAGCCCGCGCGCCCCAGCTCCAGCGCGAGCGGCGCGCCGCCCGCGCCGCTGCCCACGATGCACACGTCCACGGAGGGCAGGCTCACGGGTGGTGGCCTCCGCACTCGCGCAGGCACTTCGGGCCGTCGTAGCCCTCCGGGGGCGCCATGGCGAGCGTGCCCACGGTGTCGAAGCCCATCAGGCGCCAGCCCACGCGGCCCTTGTTGCCGCCGTAGGACGGGTCGCCCAGGAAGCCCTCCAGGCTGAGCGTCATCAACAGCTCGAAGAAGTGGGCCTCGCCGCTGCCGGCCGGGCTGTCCTTGAAGATGGCGAGCAGTTCGTCCTGCTGGGCGGGCGTGGCCTGCGCGAAGCCCTTCTGGAACATGCGCTGCGCGCGGCGCTCCAGCGCGGACAGGCCCTGGAGGAAGTCGCGGTGCATGGACTCCAGCCCCTGCGTCTCCAGGATGCGGTCGATGTAGAGCGCCACGTCCGCGTCCTGGGCGCCCGGGTCCTCGTCGCGGGGAATGAGCCGCTCCGTGGCCGCGGCGACGACGGCGTACTCGAAGGCGGAGAAGGTGCGCAGGGCCTGGCCGGCGGAGGTGGTGCCGGTGGGCTCCGGGGCCTTCTTCGCTTCCGCCTCCTTCGAACGTTTACACGCAACGCCGCCCAGCAGCACCACGCCGCCGCCGAAGAAGGTGAGCCGCTGGATGAAGGTGCGCCGGGACAGCTTCGGGGGGAGCGAACGCGCGCGAGCCATGGCGTGCGAGCCTAACCCAGGTGCCTGTGTTTCACGGCAGATGAGAAAGGCTCCGGGGTCGGTTGGCCGCCCACCGCGTGCGTGACGAGGGGACGCACCACGAGGCGTGACGGACAACGCGCGTGGCTGACATAGGATGGCGCGCTCAACCAGGCCGACTGAACCAAGGAGAAGGACCGCATGAAACGGCACGCGTGGCTACTGGGAGCGGCGCTCGCGCTGGGATGTGGCGGCGGCAAGCCGGCCAACCCGGACGCGGGCCCGAAGCCGCAGGACGATGGCGGAACGACGGACACGCCCTTCGTGCGGCTGACGGTGGATACGGAGCCGACGGAGTTGCACCGCATCTCCTCCATCGCCATGGCGGTGGGCCCGGACGACCGCATCGGCATCGCGTACTTCGTGAAGGTGCCCGGCAAGGAGCTGGACTTCGAGCTGCGCTACCGCGAGGTGAAGGACGGTCAGGTGCAGGCGAACGCGGAGACCATCCGGACCGTGCAGCGCGTGTATGGCGTATCGCTGGCCTTCGCGGCGAACGGCCAGCCCGCGGTGAGCTACCTGGGCGGCGTCTACGACGGGACCTCCTCCGAATCCATCTTCTGGTTCCAGAGCGACCTGGCGGTGGCGTACCGCGCCGCGAACGGGACGTGGACGGAGCAGGTGGCCGTGCGACGCAGCAACGAGGCCTTCGCCAACAACAGCGTCAGCGACTCGGGCAACATCGTGGGACTCGATCCCGCGCTCGTCTTCAACGGGAACGAGGCGCTCGTCGCCTACCGGGACGTGCACAACGGGCAGTTCCCGCAGGGGGACTGGAACGCCAGTGACGCGGAGCTGGCCATCGGCGGCCCCACGTCGTGGCAGCACCAGATGGTGGCCTTGGGCGGCGACGGCGCGGATGAGAAGCCCGCGTACGGTGGGCACCTGGACATGGTGCTGGCGGGTGGTCAGCCGGCGCTGGTGTTCGATCAGGCCCTCAACGCCGCGGATGCCCCGGGACAGAACGTGTACTTCCAGCGTCGCGGCTCGGACGGGAAGACCTGGACGCCGCCGAGGAAGATTCAATCGGTGGGCAACACGATGCTGGGCGCGTCGCTGGCGTATGACCCGGCGGTGGGGTTCGGCATCGCGGTGGTGGACCGCTCGGACAACAAGCTCACGTACATCTCGTGCGACGGCAAGACGGGCACGCAGTGCACGGCCCCTGGGGACTGGACGCTGCCGGACCCCGTCTACCAGACGGGCACGGGCGGCTGGTACCCGTCGCTCGCGTTCGACCCGAAGACGCACGACCCGTCCATCGCGTTCCACATCTGCTCGCTGGAGCCCGGGCGCAATGAGGGCGGCTGCTCGCCGTCGGACGACGCGCTCGTCATCGCCACGCGCGTGGAGGACCAGTGGCGTGAGGTGACGGTGGACACGGCGGGTGGCTGGTCGCCCAAGCTGGCGTTCCTGTCCACGGGCCAGCGCGTGGTGCTCTATCGCGTTCCCACGACGAGCGTCCTGATGCTGGCGGTGGAGCGGTGAGCCTCGCGGGACGCGCCGTGGCGGCGCTGGGGCTCGCGGCCGTGCTCTCCGGCGCGGGCGCCATCGCGTGTCGCGGTGACAACGAGCTGTCTGGCAGCGTGTCGGAGTTGTTCCCCGTCACCGACGTGTCGCGGGTGGAGATCCGCCGCAACCCGGAGGCGCTCCAGGTGAGCTACTTCC
The sequence above is drawn from the Corallococcus sp. NCRR genome and encodes:
- a CDS encoding gluconate 2-dehydrogenase subunit 3 family protein, whose protein sequence is MARARSLPPKLSRRTFIQRLTFFGGGVVLLGGVACKRSKEAEAKKAPEPTGTTSAGQALRTFSAFEYAVVAAATERLIPRDEDPGAQDADVALYIDRILETQGLESMHRDFLQGLSALERRAQRMFQKGFAQATPAQQDELLAIFKDSPAGSGEAHFFELLMTLSLEGFLGDPSYGGNKGRVGWRLMGFDTVGTLAMAPPEGYDGPKCLRECGGHHP
- a CDS encoding GMC family oxidoreductase, producing MSLPSVDVCIVGSGAGGAPLALELGRAGFKVVVLEKGRHYQPKDFVHDEILNSRRNFFMPLPWEEPHLVRQGSKARYERSNAAWTANCVGGGTVHMSGFFYRLKPVDFRLRSTLGAVPGTTVADWPISYEELAPFYDKAEAELGVSGQAVPHPFAEPRSGPYPLPPLDVHPVASEIDKVCAAMGWHALPTARGIISKAYKGRAPCAYCALCGSYGCETGAKSSTLASLIPNAIATGNVEVRPGCMARSIEVDKQGRAKSVVYLDKDGVAQEQPAKVIIASATAVESARLLLNSTSSRFPRGLANGSGLVGRNLLFSSFGGSRAHFRVSKQKAARPWLTDPAPFVNRSLQDFYVMPDGRHGFRKGGTLGFMWAHPNPIYAAVGLAGSGKTGVFGKELKDRMRAYRDSRILEFEVYAEFLPTPGTSVTVEPEVKDKYGIPVAAITLDRHPADFAATRFLVERGEEVLMRLDPDSVERVGTQGETTILQHGTCRFGDDPAASVLDKHCRAHEVPNLYVVDGSFMPSGGSVPSTLTIAANSFRVADHLVRTLKG